One window of the Pempheris klunzingeri isolate RE-2024b chromosome 10, fPemKlu1.hap1, whole genome shotgun sequence genome contains the following:
- the il17d gene encoding interleukin-17D, translating to MAHRIRVLLLHLAVLLLLGWSAGSTRVRKKATRTRSCLDLPEEILEQMFGRLSVGVMSAFHHALQLEPQDKLNRSCPSTARTPADGKTRPPVNLLSVSPWAYRISYDPTRYPRHIPEAYCLCKGCLTGPRGEESDRYRSTPVYAPSVILRRLGSCVGGRHSYTERYVSIAVGCTCVPLLEKERDGRSSNQSLEGAEPKARARPLASTGRKV from the exons ATGGCGCATCGGATCCGcgtcctgctgctgcacctgGCCGTGCTCCTCCTGCTGGGCTGGTCGGCCGGGAGCACCCGGGTCCGAAAGAAGGCCACCAGGACCCGGTCCTGCCTGGACCTGCCGGAGGAGATCCTGGAGCAGATGTTCGGGCGGCTCTCGGTGGGAGTGATGAGCGCTTTCCATCACGCTCTGCAGCTGGAGCCGCAGGACAAACTCAACCGGAGCTGCCCGAGTACCGCACGGACCCCGGCCGACGGCAAGACCCGCCCCCCGGTCAACCTGCTCAGCGTGTCCCCCTGGGCCTACAG gATCTCCTACGACCCGACCAGGTACCCCCGCCACATCCCAGAGGCCTACTGCCTGTGTAAGGGCTGTCTGACGGGGCCCCGCGGCGAGGAGAGCGACCGGTATCGCAGCACGCCGGTCTACGCTCCGTCCGTCATCCTGAGGAGGCTGGGCTCCTGTGTCGGCGGCCGCCACTCCTACACCGAGCGCTACGTGTCCATCGCCGTGGGGTGCACCTGCGTGCCGCTGCTGGAGAAGGAGCGGGACGGCCGCAGCAGCAACCAGAGTCTGGAGGGAGCGGAGCCCAAAGCGAGGGCCCGACCGCTCGCCTCGACGGGAAGGAAAGTATGA
- the eef1akmt1 gene encoding EEF1A lysine methyltransferase 1 — protein sequence MSDSDDDAPTLSAHTLAALQEFYNETRTDPAHGTTPAPQFAVGAVEEDWRMSQFWYSDETATRLAEEVVREAGEGGRIACVSAPSVYQKLKQGVVDGSDRVSAVVLEYDRRFAAYGDDFIFYDYNEPLSLAASAAPRSFDIVIADPPYLSEECLSKVAQTIKYLSKGKVLLCTGAIMDKVACSLLEVKMCHFLPRHNRNLSNEFRCFVNYPSVLLSC from the exons ATGAGCGACAGCGATGACGACGCTCCCACGCTGTCCGCTCACACTCTCGCCGCCCTGCAGGAGTTTTACAATGAGACCAGGACCGATCCGGCTCACGGCACGACCCCGGCGCCCCAGTTCGCCGTGGGAGCGGTAGAGGAGGACTGG CGGATGAGCCAGTTCTGGTACAGCGACGAGACGGCGACTCGGTTGGCTGAGGAGGTCGTCCGTGAagctggagagggaggcag GATAGCGTGCGTCAGCGCCCCCAGCGTGTACCAGAAGCTGAAGCAGGGCGTGGTGGACGGCTCGGACCGGGTGTCTGCCGTCGTGTTGGAGTACGACCGCCGCTTCGCCGCCTACGGGGACGACTTCATCTTCTACGACTACAATGAGCCGCTCTCTCTGGCGGCCAGCGCGGCTCCCCGGAGCTTCGACATCGTCATCGCAGACCCTCCGTACCTGTCGGAGGAGTGTCTGAGCAAAGTGGCCCAAACCATCAAGTACCTGAGCAAAGGCAAAGTGCTGCTGTGCACAG GAGCCATCATGGACAAAGTGGCCTGCAGCCTCCTGGAGGTCAAAATGTGTCACTTCCTTCCTCGACACAACAGAAACTTGTCCAACGAGTTCCGCTGTTTCGTCAACTACccgtctgtcctcctgtcctgctgA